In Desulfovibrio oxyclinae DSM 11498, a single genomic region encodes these proteins:
- a CDS encoding winged helix-turn-helix domain-containing protein produces MRSLQITASGSGAGTGPTMRLHLWLETGGGVLFGLGRLQLLREVERRGSLKAAAEALGMSYRGAWGKIKTTEELFGEKLIERAASRRSGYHLTSFGTALAKRFDDWFREVEDFALSTGREYLPFSLEKYT; encoded by the coding sequence ATGCGCAGCCTTCAAATTACGGCTTCCGGCAGCGGTGCCGGGACTGGCCCTACCATGCGCCTGCATCTCTGGCTCGAAACGGGCGGGGGGGTGCTCTTCGGCCTTGGCCGGTTGCAGTTGCTTCGTGAGGTGGAACGGCGCGGGTCGCTCAAGGCAGCGGCTGAAGCGCTGGGTATGTCCTACCGTGGAGCATGGGGCAAAATAAAGACCACGGAAGAACTCTTTGGTGAAAAGCTTATCGAACGGGCCGCGAGCCGACGGTCCGGCTACCATCTTACATCTTTCGGAACGGCTCTGGCCAAACGTTTCGACGACTGGTTCCGCGAAGTGGAAGACTTCGCTCTGTCCACCGGGCGGGAATACCTGCCATTTTCTTTGGAAAAGTACACCTGA